The Syntrophotalea acetylenivorans genome contains the following window.
ACAATCAGGATGTTTCCTTGCTCGGCGAGGTGACCGAAGATCAGGAATTGCGGATCGTGGGACTGAAGGGAGAGGTACTGGTTCGCTCCACTATCGATGATCTCAAAGAGGCGTGGCAATCGCCGTTAAGGGAGATGTAAGGAATGTCCAAGCAAGTTAAAGCCATCGTTATTGCCGGCAACGGGACCAACTGTGAGCGGGAGACGGCTCACGCCATTCGTCTGGCCGGCGCCGAAGTGGTCGATATCGTCCACATCTCTGAGCTCCTTGCGGGCCGGGTGCTGCTTTCCGACTATCACTTTCTTAATCTGGCCGGCGGGTTCCTGGACGGCGATGACCTTGGTTCGGCCAAGGCCGGCGCCAATCGCCTGTTGCATGCGCCAGTAGCCGGTAGCGGTGACCATCTTAGTGATCATCTGCGGCAGTTTATTGCTGACGGCAAGCTGATCATGGGGGTTTGCAACGGCTTTCAGCTGATGGTCAAAATGGGGTTGTTGCCCGCTCTGGACGGTGAGTTGCGCCAGTCCGCCACGTTGACCTTCAATGATAACGGTCGCTTTGAAGATCGTTGGGTTTACCTTAAAACCGATCCGAATTCCCCTTGTGTCTTTACCCGCGGCCTGGACGGCATTTATTTGCCGGTACGTCACGGGGAAGGGAAGTTGGTTGCCGAATCGGATCAGGTTCTTAAGGATATTGAGGCCAAAAATCTGTCCGTTCTAAAGTACAGCACCGCCGATTTTGCACCGACAATGGAATATCCAGCCAATCCCAACGGTTCTGCTGCAGCGATCGCCGGATTGTGCGATGAAAGCGGTCGCTTGTTTGGCCTTATGCCTCACCCGGAAGCTTATGTCCATCGCACCCAGCATCCTCGCTGGACCCGTGAGGAAGATCTTCCGGAAGAGGGCATGGGTTTGTGGCTCTACCAGAATGCTGTTAAATTTATTCGTGAAGAGTTGTTGTAGCCACAAGAAGAGTTCGATATTGACGTTTTACAAACTGGTGCTATGTAGCGCTGGGATGCATACCAAGGTGAGTCAGATTTGCTAGGCATATCGCATGCCGGGAAGTGGTTTTATGTTCGATAAATTTAACGATGAATGTGGTGTCTTCGGTATATTCGGTCATCCTGAGGCCGCCAATTTGAGTTATCTTGGGCTTTATGCTCTGCAGCATCGCGGTCAGGAAGGCTGCGGCATTTCCGCTTCTGACGGTTCGAGTGTTCGTACCCATGTTGGTGGTGGTTTGGTTTCCGATGTGTTCAAAGACAACAAGATTTTCAATAGTCTTCCCGGGCAGGCGGCTATCGGCCACGTTCGTTATTCTACGGCGGGCGGGGACAGTCTTAAAAACTGCCAACCCATAACGGTTAAATACTCCCGCGGCAGTATCGCCGTAGCTCATAACGGCAACCTGGTCAATGCGCAGGAAGTGCGGTGTGACCTGGAAAAGAACGGTTCAATTTTTTCCACCACGGCCGATACCGAGGTCATAGTTCATCTTCTCGCTCGTTCTAAGGCAGATGCCCTTGCTGACCGTATAGCTGAAGCTTTGCGGGCCGTAAGGGGCGCCTACAGTTTGGTCTTTCTGAGTGAAACGCGGATGGTCGCCGTGCGTGATCCGAGCGGTTTCCGGCCACTGGTCCTCGGAAAAGTCGACGGCGCATACGTCGTTGCATCTGAGACCTGTGCTCTAGATCTTATCGAGGCTGAATATGTTCGTGAGGTCCAGCCTGGAGAAATGATTGTTTTTGACAAAGACGGCATGACCTGTTCGCATCCTTTTAAAGAAAAAAAATTATCTCAATGTATTTTTGAATTGATCTACTTCGCTCGTCCGGACAGCACTGTTTTTAGTCAACAGGTCTATGAAAAACGTAAAGATTTCGGTCGGCAATTGGCGCGGGAACATAAGGTTGATGCGGATATTGTGATACCTGTTCCGGATTCCGGGGTGCCGGCTGCAATCGGTTATGCCGAGGAGTCTGGGCTTTCTTTCCAAATGGGGCTGATCCGCAATCATTATGTCGGTCGTACCTTTATCGAGCCGCAACAGTCTATTCGTCACTTCGGTGTTAAAATCAAGCTGAATGCCATTCGCGAGGTATTTGAGGGTAAGCGGGTCGTTGTTGTCGATGATTCCGTGGTAAGGGGTACCACCTCACGAAAAATCATCAAAATGATTCGCAAGGCAGGCGCAAAGGAGGTACATATGAGAGTATCTTCGCCGCCGACCAGTTATCCCTGTTTTTACGGAATCGACACGCCAACCCGTAAGGAATTGATATCTTCGTCTCACACTATCGACGAGATTTGTAAATATATTACGGCCGACACCCTCGGTTATCTGTCCATTGAAGGCATGCGCAAAGTAGTGGGGGTCGAAGACGGTACCTGCGGTAATTTCTGTGATGCTTGTTTTAATGGCGAATATCCCGTAAAATTTCCGCGACTTACCGACGACGATCAATTGGGGCTTTTTTAGGGAGAGATCAGCAGGTGGGTTGCAGCTCAATAATCATAGAGTAATTTCTTAGCGAGTGGAGGGAAGGGTTTGACAACCGAACGTGATGAACTAAAGCAAATTGTGCGTCAAGTGTCTTATGAAGAGAGGGAAGTCACTCTGGCTTCGGGGCGCAAAAGCACTTTTTATTTTGACGGTAAGCAGACCACCTTACATCCTCGAGGAGCGGTGCTGGTGGGGAAAGCTTTTTTTGACGAATTAAAACATTTCCCCGGTCCCATCGATGGTGTGGGTGGGCTGACCATGGGTGCCGATCCCATTGCCACTGCCTTGTCCATGACAAGTTCGTTGGCTGGTGATCCAATCCCCGCTTTTATTATTCGCAAAGAGCCCAAGGGCCACGGCACCGGCCAGTGGCTTGAAGGGCGGAAAAATCTGGCCCCCGGGGCCCGTGTGGTGATTGTCGAGGACGTTTTGACTACCGGCGGGTCGGCACTGAAGGCTGTTGAGCGTGCGAGGGAAGAGGGTCTGGAAGTCGTAGGTATCATTTCCCTTGTGGACCGTGAAGAGGGGGGTCGTGAAGCGGTAGAGGCCCAAGGTTTAGCATTGCGGGCTATCTTCACCAAAAGTCAGGTGGTTGGTGACAATAATTGATGTGACCGACAGATTCAAAAAAAGGGAGGCTGCCATCTGGCAAGCCTCCCTTTTTTTTGGATTAACCCTGCTACTCATCAGGAATCTTGAACACTTCAAGCACTCCGGGTAGTGAACGTAGCTTTGCAACATCGAAATGACTGGTTTCGCCGATAATTCCGAGAATGATCCGGTCAATACCGGTCGACTGATGAAAGTCGAAATCGAGATCGATGAGGTGTTGTTTCAGCTGTCGCAAGTCCTCATCCGAAGCAGATTTTTTCATTACAACCAACATGGCCTTATTTTCCTTTCGTCAAGAGGCGCTCAAGGCTCCTTGATTCATCAATCACTCTTTCAAACAACCGGACGATTGCGCTGTTGTCCAAGGGTCCATTATTGATCTTTTGCATGCGGGTAAAGATGCGTTTCTCCCGGCTGGGATCGTACACGGCCAGGTCTTGCT
Protein-coding sequences here:
- a CDS encoding phosphoribosylformylglycinamidine synthase subunit PurQ, whose amino-acid sequence is MSKQVKAIVIAGNGTNCERETAHAIRLAGAEVVDIVHISELLAGRVLLSDYHFLNLAGGFLDGDDLGSAKAGANRLLHAPVAGSGDHLSDHLRQFIADGKLIMGVCNGFQLMVKMGLLPALDGELRQSATLTFNDNGRFEDRWVYLKTDPNSPCVFTRGLDGIYLPVRHGEGKLVAESDQVLKDIEAKNLSVLKYSTADFAPTMEYPANPNGSAAAIAGLCDESGRLFGLMPHPEAYVHRTQHPRWTREEDLPEEGMGLWLYQNAVKFIREELL
- the purF gene encoding amidophosphoribosyltransferase, with the protein product MFDKFNDECGVFGIFGHPEAANLSYLGLYALQHRGQEGCGISASDGSSVRTHVGGGLVSDVFKDNKIFNSLPGQAAIGHVRYSTAGGDSLKNCQPITVKYSRGSIAVAHNGNLVNAQEVRCDLEKNGSIFSTTADTEVIVHLLARSKADALADRIAEALRAVRGAYSLVFLSETRMVAVRDPSGFRPLVLGKVDGAYVVASETCALDLIEAEYVREVQPGEMIVFDKDGMTCSHPFKEKKLSQCIFELIYFARPDSTVFSQQVYEKRKDFGRQLAREHKVDADIVIPVPDSGVPAAIGYAEESGLSFQMGLIRNHYVGRTFIEPQQSIRHFGVKIKLNAIREVFEGKRVVVVDDSVVRGTTSRKIIKMIRKAGAKEVHMRVSSPPTSYPCFYGIDTPTRKELISSSHTIDEICKYITADTLGYLSIEGMRKVVGVEDGTCGNFCDACFNGEYPVKFPRLTDDDQLGLF
- the pyrE gene encoding orotate phosphoribosyltransferase, which gives rise to MTTERDELKQIVRQVSYEEREVTLASGRKSTFYFDGKQTTLHPRGAVLVGKAFFDELKHFPGPIDGVGGLTMGADPIATALSMTSSLAGDPIPAFIIRKEPKGHGTGQWLEGRKNLAPGARVVIVEDVLTTGGSALKAVERAREEGLEVVGIISLVDREEGGREAVEAQGLALRAIFTKSQVVGDNN
- the pheA gene encoding chorismate mutase; this encodes MDIDSIRKQIDQLDDQLLEIFNKRAALALQIGEIKKEQDLAVYDPSREKRIFTRMQKINNGPLDNSAIVRLFERVIDESRSLERLLTKGK